From Pieris rapae chromosome 3, ilPieRapa1.1, whole genome shotgun sequence, a single genomic window includes:
- the LOC110993305 gene encoding glutamate receptor ionotropic, kainate 2 has product MWLWFLLYLLQECTGQVIVIQTDEITYQIAGIFEGQALTQRLAFNESMRHNHVSGSDGGSDSDQKMKDWRLDPVILQPSRTDSYSLWRNLCSNKDMRPIAVFGPQNPIFDGAIRDQCAIANIPHIQATWQPMDPNIEEMIANNDDVINDDGSNDTPVFKNISINFYPAAEDISYAYAMLLKYYGWENFAVLYEDNFGLMRIQKILAEYTDKVPVTVRRLDPNGDNFKVFKELKRFKEFRIILDCHVDRILKYLHEARGVNMINHYQHYILTTMDASIIAKDLLPFQSNITWLSLTDFDKLEDAQHFLATRVGKWASEIVQLDSPPVTNIEIEALVMNDVANHVLKALQKVGDAESITIRDEEFCKKDGDPWPLGALLQAEILKAQTTGVTGNIEFDKFGRRSNYTLYVNEIHVSTRQTVGTWISSNRDSIIEDRPSTKLNNQQQTSKHFIIISRKAKPYFIDKIKCPPDNETCVEEDADDKYEGFSVDLVKAIFDKLRQYNFNYTYSFLHDEDKSYGKYDPEQKKWTGLIGDLLDKKADLAVCDLTITEERKSVVDFSVPFMTLGISILYTKERKISPGWFSFLNPYSFDMWMHTATAYCVVSIVLFVCSRISPADWENPQPCDKDPEELENIWNFKNCVWLTMGSIMTQGCDILPKAIGSRWVCAMWWFFAVIVCQTYIAQLSASMTSALENEPINRVEDLAKQNKILYGAIRGGSTLDFFKSSKDKMFRRMYDNMMANPVVLLESNDEGERRVLQAKSKYAFFMESCTIEYKLKRNCNLKKVGGELDSKDYGIAMPANSPFRTHINRAILELKEFAIIDKIKRKWWEEKYEARQCDGNTDDSDVEGDLEMENLIGAFLVLIVGLVLSLIITAAEFMNEVRNIVIREQVSHKEVFMKELKASLNFFQLQKPVLRNPSRAPSIASDTTENNMKRAANIENFIEFEKEPM; this is encoded by the exons atgTGGCtatggtttttgttatatttgttacaAGAATGTACTGGACAGGTGATTGTGATACAAACCGACGAgataacatatcaaatag CCGGTATTTTCGAAGGTCAGGCCTTAACACAGCGTCTAGCATTTAATGAGAGTATGCGACATAACCATGTTAGTGGCTCAGATGGAGGATCTGATTCCGATCAAA aaatgAAGGATTGGCGACTCGACCCCGTTATACTTCAGCCGTCTCGGACCGACAGCTATTCTCTTTGGAGGAATC TCTGTTCAAACAAAGATATGCGTCCGATTGCCGTATTCGGTCCACAGAATCCAATATTTGACGGAGCAATTCGTGACCAATGCGCAATTGCTAACATCCCTCACATACAAGCTACGTGGCAGCCTATGGATCCCAACATCGAAGAAATGATTGCAAATAATGATGACGTAATTAATGATGACGGCAGTAATGATACGCcggtttttaaaaacatttcgaTAAACTTTTATCCCGCTGCTGAAGATATTTCATACGCGTACGCGATGTTACTCAAGTACTATGGATGGGAAAATTTTGCCGTTTTATATGAAGATAACTttg gaCTTATGAGGATACAGAAAATTTTAGCAGAATACACGGATAAAGTACCGGTAACTGTAAGGAGATTGGATCCCAACGGAGATAACTTTAAG GTATTTAAGGAGTTGAAACGATTCAAAGAATTCCGTATAATATTGGATTGTCATGTGGATCGAATActcaaatatttacatgaaGCGAGAGGTGTGAATATGATCAATCATTATCAG CATTACATCCTTACAACAATGGATGCATCAATTATAGCCAAAGATCTGTTACCCTTTCAATCCAACATAACATGGCTAAGTCTTACGGATTTTGATAAGTTAGAGGATGCCCAACACTTCCTGGCTACTAGAGTGGGTAAATGGGCCAGTGAAATAGTACAGTTAGACTCACCACCTGTCACTAATATAGAG atCGAAGCCCTCGTTATGAACGATGTAGCCAATCATGTCCTCAAGGCATTACAAAAAGTTGGCGATGCGGAAAGTATTACAATAAGAGACGAGGAGTTCTGTAAAAAAGACGGCGACCCTTGGCCGCTTGGAGCTTTGCTTCAAGCTGAAATATTAAAG GCACAAACAACGGGTGTGACTGGGAACATAGAATTCGACAAGTTTGGTCGAAGATCTAATTATACTCTGTATGTTAATGAAATTCATGTGTCTACGAGACAAACTGTTGGCACTTGGATATCGTCTAACAGAGATAGTATTATTGAAGACAGACCAAGCACTAAACTCAATAATCAACAGCAGACCagcaaacattttatt ATTATATCACGCAAAGCAAAGCCGTATTTCATTGACAAAATCAAATGCCCACCTGATAACGAAACATGTGTGGAAGAGGACGCTGACGATAAATATGAAGGATTTTCTGTTGATCTCGTCAAAGCCATATTTGACAAATTaagacaatataattttaattacacctACTCATTTTTACACGATGAAGACAAAAGTTATGGGAAATATGACCCCGAGCAGAAAAAATGGACTGGCTTAATAGGAGACTTGCTTGATAAG AAAGCTGACTTGGCTGTATGTGACCTTACAATAACTGAAGAGAGAAAAAGCGTGGTTGACTTCTCTGTACCATTTATGACTTTGGGAATCAGCATTTTGTACACAaaggaaagaaaaatatcgCCTGGATGGTTTTCTTTTCTAAACCCATACAGTTTTGACATGTGGATGCATACAGCGACTGCGTATTGTGTTGTTTCTATTGTACTCTTTGTATGTTCAAG AATATCACCAGCTGACTGGGAGAACCCACAACCATGCGACAAAGATCCAGAGGAACTTGAGAATATATGGAATTTCAAAAACTGCGTTTGGCTTACTATGGGTTCCATAATGACACAAGGATGTGATATTCTACCTaa AGCAATTGGTTCACGATGGGTCTGTGCCATGTGGTGGTTTTTCGCCGTGATCGTGTGTCAAACGTACATAGCCCAACTGTCAGCTTCTATGACATCTGCCCTAGAAAATGAACCGATAAACAGAGTAGAGGATCTAGctaagcaaaataaaattctctatGGCGCTATTCGAGGGGGATCTACTCTAGACTTTTTCAAA AGTTCAAAGGACAAAATGTTCCGACGTATGTATGACAATATGATGGCCAATCCAGTTGTTCTATTAGAGAGTAATGACGAAGGTGAACGACGAGTTCTCCAGGCGAAAAGTAAATACGCCTTTTTCATGGAATCGTGCACTattgaatacaaattaaaaagaaactgcAACCTGAAGAAAGTCGGCGGTGAATTAGATTCCAAAGACTACGGGATCGCGATGCCAGCAA ATTCCCCATTCCGAACGCATATAAACAGAGCGATATTGGAACTTAAAGAGTTTGCGATTatcgataaaataaaacgtaagTGGTGGGAAGAAAAATATGAAGCAAGACAGTGCGat ggCAACACTGACGACAGCGACGTGGAAGGAGACTTGGAAATGGAAAATTTAATAGGCGCTTTCCTGGTCTTAATTGTCGGTCTGGTGCTAAGCTTAATTATAACGGCCGCTGAATTTATGAACGAAGTACGAAACATTGTTATCAGGGAGCAG GTATCTCacaaagaagtttttatgaaagAGCTAAAGGCGTCGTTAAACTTTTTCCAACTCCAAAAGCCGGTTCTTCGCAATCCGAGTCGAGCACCATCCATTGCCTCTGACACcactgaaaataatatgaaacgaGCTGCCAATATTGAGAACTTCATTGAATTCGAGAAAGAACCTATGTGA
- the LOC110993352 gene encoding PI-PLC X domain-containing protein 3: MAVSWVSVAFLAATALGASIGPAAEKQILEKSLCGKVWVTIHSLTIRLGVGQNLLDAIELNWDFKSCANLPKQIGLFGARPSGWHNALEVYDITSVTGHIVTNISFGEPDLPAGWESGVGLRGPQCLWPWVGAGDQHITTFNCLKIQPTWMDDYGNRINKLRIGELAIPGTHNAGAWRFDTEISTVTRDSFVLCQDQSIWAQLVYGIRYFDFRIAYYDFYETMEDRYWLNHNLIRVRPLLPLLKEIRTFLDVTKEVVFLDAHHFPLGFYEQNGAPISSVHDGLLKLVQRELGPHIAPANQFHTGAGSRGPTIQSLKDADRRLVFNYVDNTIVAENNWLWPILPHLWANTNSPKQLFEYLDRAIATSPQPNARSPMFSAMAQTTPTVLDILFVRGSLRANAEMVNRNVTARLATFWRQQANIVSTDFFLANDVIDVSIQMNVERSNRL; this comes from the exons ATGGCCGTGTCTTGGGTTTCTGTGGCCTTCCTCGCCGCTACTGCGTTGGGGGCTTCTATTGGAC CCGCCGCAGAAAAGCAAATATTGGAAAAATCGCTTTGCGGAAAAGTATGGGTTACGATTCATTCTCTTACTATACGTTTGGGAGTCGGGCAAAACTTACTGGATGCTATCGAATTGAACTGGGATTTCAAGTCTTGTGCCAACCTCCCTAAGCAG atcGGTTTGTTTGGTGCTCGTCCGAGTGGCTGGCATAATGCTTTGGAGGTATATGATATCACGTCAGTTACGGGACACATCGTCACAAACATATCTTTTGGAGAACCAGATCTTCCGGCTGGTTGGGAGTCAGGTGTTGGTCTGAGGGGACCACAGTGTTTGTGGCCATGGGTCGGAGCGGGAGATCAGCATATAACcacatttaattgtttaaaaatacaacctACTTGGATGGACGATTATGG CAACCGAATCAATAAACTTCGTATTGGCGAGTTGGCGATTCCTGGCACTCACAATGCAGGTGCTTGGCGTTTTGACACGGAAATTAGTACAGTGACCAGAGACTCTTTCGTACTCTGTCAGGACCAATCTATATGGGCACAGCTTGTCTATGGCATTCGGTACTTTGACTTTAGAATAGCCTACTACGACTTTTATGAAACTATGGAAGATAG GTACTGGCTCAATCACAACTTAATTCGAGTCCGTCCACTATTACCTCTTTTGAAAGAAATTAGGACATTCTTAGACGTTACTAAAGAA GTTGTATTTCTCGATGCACACCATTTTCCTCTGGGTTTTTACGAGCAAAACGGAGCACCTATCAGTTCCGTCCATGACGGTTTACTTAAACTAGTACAAAGAGAATTGGGGCCCCACATAGCCCCTGCAAATCAGTTCCATACTGGCGCCGGATCTCGGGGCCCTACTATACAAAGTTTGAAAGACGCAGACAGGCGCCTTGTCTTCAACTACGTAGATAACACTATCGTTGCTG aAAATAATTGGTTGTGGCCAATACTACCTCATTTATGGGCGAACACAAATAGCCCTAAACAACTTTTCGAGTACTTAGATCGCGCTATTGCTACCTCACCACAGCCGAACGCTCGCTCTCCAATGTTCTCAGCTATGGCACAAACTACTCCAACTGTTCTAGACATTCTATTCGTCAGAGGATCTCTTAGAGCCAACGCAGAAATGGTCAACAGAAATGTGACTGCTCGACTGGCAACCTTTTGGCGGCAACAAGCTAACATCGTCTCTACAGACTTCTTTCTTGCAAACGATGTCATCGATGTGTCTATACAGATGAACGTTGAACGCTCCAACAGATTATGA
- the LOC110993353 gene encoding palmitoleoyl-protein carboxylesterase NOTUM isoform X1: MTNLRPPGCCLTWTLCLLLTAASESVAPPDSLRLVWLSNTSLTCNDGTPAGYYIRRGTNSHHWVVYLEGGGYCWDAKSCRGRWKRRPGLMSSARWPRARRAPALLSMDPDANPLWHNSNHVLLPYCSSDMWAGTRTKSSNDSFVFTGRLIVKAVLSELLQFGLKGRVLLVGSSAGGTGVMLHADAARRNLRTHGIRVAAIADSGWFLDRHTRARRISVDAIAKLGHSLWQGSPPTSCVRQFREKPWLCYFGYRLYPYIRTPLFVFQYLFDSAQLTAEGVRAPRTRAQWDAVHETGTALRSSLKGVRATFAPACIAHGALARPEWLAINVSGIPLPRAIRCWEQRFSALNRREHARCAPRRLIERCSWPQCNGSCPRLRDPRTGEEVALASLLQSFGLDVNGAAAAMGLDARALSRMSRAELLPLLAPHT, translated from the exons ATGACCAACCTCCGACCTCCTGGTTGCTGCCTCACGTGGACTCTCTGT TTATTATTAACGGCTGCGAGTGAGAGCGTTGCGCCTCCAGACAGCTTGCGACTCGTGTGGCTGTCTAACACGTCTCTTACATGCAACGATGGAACACCTGCCgg ATACTACATACGTCGCGGAACAAACAGCCATCATTGGGTCGTCTACTTGGAAGGCGGTGGATACTGCTGGGATGCTAAATCGTGCAGAGGACGCTGGAAGAGAAGGCCGGGTCTCATGTCTTCCGCACGTTGGCCCAGAGCACGAAGAGCTCCTGCTTTGCTCTCCATGGATCCAGACGCCAACCCTCTATGGCACAACTCAAATCACGTCCTCCTGCCATACTGTTCAAGTGATATGTGGGCTGGAACCCGAACCAAGTCATCCAATGATAGCTTTGTATTCACTGGCCGTCTTATTGTCAAAGCTGTGCTCAGTGAATTGCTGCAGTTTGGTCTTAAAGGACGTGTTCTACTTGTTGGTTCAAGTGCTGGAGGAACTGGAGTTATGCTTCACGCAGACGCCGCAAGACGAAATCTAAGAACACACGGAATTCGAGTGGCAGCTATTGCTGACTCTGGCTGGTTCCTGGACAGACATACCCGGGCAAGACGTATTTCTGTTGATGCGATAGCGAAACTTGGCCATTCTCTATGGCAGGGGTCTCCTCCGACATCTTGCGTAAGACAATTTCGAGAAAAGCCATGGCTATGTTACTTTGGATATCGGCTATATCCGTACATTCGAACGccattgtttgtttttcagtATTTGTTTGACTCAGCACAATTGACTGCAGAAGGTGTAAGAGCTCCTCGAACTCGTGCGCAGTGGGATGCAGTTCATGAGACTGGAACCGCGTTGCGTTCGAGCTTAAAAGGTGTGAGGGCAACGTTTGCTCCTGCCTGTATTGCCCACGGGGCCTTGGCGAGACCTGAATGGCTGGCGATTAATGTTTCCGGAATACCGCTGCCCCGAGCGATTAGATGTTGGGAGCAACGTTTCAGTGCCCTCAACAGACGTGAGCATGCAAGATGTGCCCCAAGGAGGCTTATAGAGAGGTGCTCATGGCCACAATGCAATGGCTCCTGTCCGCGATTGCGTGACCCTCGCACAGGCGAGGAAGTAGCTTTGGCTTCGCTTTTGCAGAGTTTTGGACTCGATGTGAATGGTGCGGCTGCTGCTATGGGACTGGACGCCAGAGCCTTATCGCGCATGAGTCGAGCAGAACTTTTGCCGTTATTGGCACCTCATACGTGA
- the LOC110993353 gene encoding palmitoleoyl-protein carboxylesterase NOTUM isoform X2: MKLALWYRALLLLLTAASESVAPPDSLRLVWLSNTSLTCNDGTPAGYYIRRGTNSHHWVVYLEGGGYCWDAKSCRGRWKRRPGLMSSARWPRARRAPALLSMDPDANPLWHNSNHVLLPYCSSDMWAGTRTKSSNDSFVFTGRLIVKAVLSELLQFGLKGRVLLVGSSAGGTGVMLHADAARRNLRTHGIRVAAIADSGWFLDRHTRARRISVDAIAKLGHSLWQGSPPTSCVRQFREKPWLCYFGYRLYPYIRTPLFVFQYLFDSAQLTAEGVRAPRTRAQWDAVHETGTALRSSLKGVRATFAPACIAHGALARPEWLAINVSGIPLPRAIRCWEQRFSALNRREHARCAPRRLIERCSWPQCNGSCPRLRDPRTGEEVALASLLQSFGLDVNGAAAAMGLDARALSRMSRAELLPLLAPHT, translated from the exons ATGAAGCTGGCCCTTTGGTACAGAGCATTGCTG TTATTATTAACGGCTGCGAGTGAGAGCGTTGCGCCTCCAGACAGCTTGCGACTCGTGTGGCTGTCTAACACGTCTCTTACATGCAACGATGGAACACCTGCCgg ATACTACATACGTCGCGGAACAAACAGCCATCATTGGGTCGTCTACTTGGAAGGCGGTGGATACTGCTGGGATGCTAAATCGTGCAGAGGACGCTGGAAGAGAAGGCCGGGTCTCATGTCTTCCGCACGTTGGCCCAGAGCACGAAGAGCTCCTGCTTTGCTCTCCATGGATCCAGACGCCAACCCTCTATGGCACAACTCAAATCACGTCCTCCTGCCATACTGTTCAAGTGATATGTGGGCTGGAACCCGAACCAAGTCATCCAATGATAGCTTTGTATTCACTGGCCGTCTTATTGTCAAAGCTGTGCTCAGTGAATTGCTGCAGTTTGGTCTTAAAGGACGTGTTCTACTTGTTGGTTCAAGTGCTGGAGGAACTGGAGTTATGCTTCACGCAGACGCCGCAAGACGAAATCTAAGAACACACGGAATTCGAGTGGCAGCTATTGCTGACTCTGGCTGGTTCCTGGACAGACATACCCGGGCAAGACGTATTTCTGTTGATGCGATAGCGAAACTTGGCCATTCTCTATGGCAGGGGTCTCCTCCGACATCTTGCGTAAGACAATTTCGAGAAAAGCCATGGCTATGTTACTTTGGATATCGGCTATATCCGTACATTCGAACGccattgtttgtttttcagtATTTGTTTGACTCAGCACAATTGACTGCAGAAGGTGTAAGAGCTCCTCGAACTCGTGCGCAGTGGGATGCAGTTCATGAGACTGGAACCGCGTTGCGTTCGAGCTTAAAAGGTGTGAGGGCAACGTTTGCTCCTGCCTGTATTGCCCACGGGGCCTTGGCGAGACCTGAATGGCTGGCGATTAATGTTTCCGGAATACCGCTGCCCCGAGCGATTAGATGTTGGGAGCAACGTTTCAGTGCCCTCAACAGACGTGAGCATGCAAGATGTGCCCCAAGGAGGCTTATAGAGAGGTGCTCATGGCCACAATGCAATGGCTCCTGTCCGCGATTGCGTGACCCTCGCACAGGCGAGGAAGTAGCTTTGGCTTCGCTTTTGCAGAGTTTTGGACTCGATGTGAATGGTGCGGCTGCTGCTATGGGACTGGACGCCAGAGCCTTATCGCGCATGAGTCGAGCAGAACTTTTGCCGTTATTGGCACCTCATACGTGA